Genomic window (Corvus cornix cornix isolate S_Up_H32 chromosome 4A, ASM73873v5, whole genome shotgun sequence):
CCCTCTCCAGCTCACCAATGCCATCCCCCAGCCCTGGACTCCCTCTCCAGCTCACCAATGCCATCCCCCAGCCCTGGACTCACTCTCCAGCTCGTCGATGCCGCTGTCGTACACGCTCTGTCCCGCTTTCCTCTTCAGCtcctccaggtgctgctggtaCTGACTTGCAGGGCCCCGGTCAAAGTCTTCCATGACCTCGTCAAACTCCCTCAGCAGCTCACTGAGCTCCTCAGCCATCGCTGGGGGCAACACAGGGATGTTGTGGTGCCCACCGGGCAGGCAGGGCCAGCAAGAGcctcctgggagcagcccaggctggaatgggacagagccaggctccaGGTCCCGTCTCTGCAGGCAGTGGCCAGCTCTGGTCCGAGCACATCCAG
Coding sequences:
- the LOC104691592 gene encoding regulator of cell cycle RGCC; the protein is MAEELSELLREFDEVMEDFDRGPASQYQQHLEELKRKAGQSVYDSGIDELESASTSPGSSLNSSEEHLNTPADTYPTKAKLGDTQELEEFIADLDKALEEM